The region TTGCGGCGGCTCGTGGCTGTCGCTACTCCTCGCCGCTTCGGTAGACTACCCGGGCGATGCCCACCGCGACTGCCGACGCCCTCGACGTCTTCCATCCCCTGATCCGCCGCTGGTTCACAGAAGCGGTCGGGGAGCCGACGGACGTGCAGGCCCAGGCCTGGCCGAAGATCGCCGCCGGCGAGCACGTGCTGATCTCGGCGCCGACCGGCAGCGGCAAGACGCTGACGGCGTTTCTGTGGGCGCTCGACCGGCTGTTCACCGGGCGCTGGGAGTCGGGGCGGGTGCGGGTGCTCTACGTGTCGCCGCTCAAGGCGCTCAATACCGACATCCGGCGCAATCTGTCGCGGCCGCTCGAGGAGCTGTCTGCGCGATTCCGGGAGGCGGG is a window of bacterium DNA encoding:
- a CDS encoding DEAD/DEAH box helicase; translated protein: MPTATADALDVFHPLIRRWFTEAVGEPTDVQAQAWPKIAAGEHVLISAPTGSGKTLTAFLWALDRLFTGRWESGRVRVLYVSPLKALNTDIRRNLSRPLEELSARFREAG